The genomic interval GCGCGCAGCAGGGGGCGGCGGTGCTGGACTATCGCCAGACGGTGCTCACCGCGCTTGGCGATGTCGAAAATGCGCTGGTGAGCTACCGCACCGACCAGCAGCGTGAAGCGGGTCTCGCAAAAACCATCGACGCGCTGCAAAACGCCTTTGATTTAGCCAGCGACAGCTACCGCCAGGGGATCGCCAGCTTTATCGACGTGCTGGACGCCCAGCGTCAGCTGGCGCAGGCCCAGCAGCAGCGCGCGCAGGCGCAGGTGCAGAGCGCGCTCGATCTGGTGGCGCTCTACAAGGCCCTCGGCGGCGGCTGGGAGCCGTATCAGCAGGTGCAATTACCGGACTACAGCGTCTTTGGCGACGCCCCGCGCGGATAAACTTTCAGAGGATTGGGCAAGAAACGGACAGGAACACCACATTCGCGATGGCTGCGGGGCGGGTATAACTAACAGACACCCAATCGACATGCGAGGAAAGCGTTATGCGTTATCAAAAACTGGGCAACACCGGACTGTTCGTTTCTGAACTCTGCCTCGGCACCATGACCTTCGGCGGAGAAGGCGGCATGTGGGGCAAGATTGGCCAGCTTCAGCAAAGTGAGGCCGAGCAGCTGGTGGGCCGCGCGCTGGATGCCGGGATCAACTTTATCGACACCGCGGACGTTTACTCTGAAGGGCGCTCGGAGGAGATCACGGGTCAGGCGCTGAAAAACCTGAAAATCCCGCGCGAGAACGTGGTTGTCGCCACGAAAGTGTTCGGCGAAACGGGAACGGCAGGGGTGAACTCACGCGGCAGCTCGCGCTATCACATCATCAGCAGCGTGAAGGAGAGCCTGCGCCGCATGCAGCTCGATCATATCGATCTCTACCAGCTTCACGGCTTCGACCCCGCAACACCGATTGAAGAAATGCTCTATGCGCTGGATAACCTGGTGCAGCACGGCCACGTGCGTTACATCGGCGTCTCGAACTGGGCGGCGTGGCAGATTGCCAAAGCGCTGGGCATTTCCGAGCGTCTCGGGCTGGCGCGTTTCGCATCGCTCCAGGCGTATTACACCATCGCCGGACGCGATCTTGAGCGCGAGCTGGTGCCGATAATGCAGAGCGAAGGCGTCGGGCTGATGGTCTGGAGCCCGCTGGCGGGCGGCCTGCTGAGCGGAAAATATGGCCGCGACGGGCAGAGCGAAGCCGGCGGTCGTCGTCTGGAGTTTGACTTCCCGCCGGTGAACAAAGATCGCGCCTTCGACTGCGTGGACGTGATGCGCACTATCGCCGAAAGCAAGGGCGTCTCCGTCGCGCAAATCGCGCTGGCCTGGCTGCTGCATCAGAAAGCGGTAACCAGCGTCATCATTGGCGCGAAACGCGTCGAACAGCTGGACGACAACATCGCCGCAACGGGGATCCGCTTAAGCGAAGACGAACTTAAGCAGCTTGATGCGGTGAGCGCGCTGCCGCGGGAATATCCTGGCTGGATGCTGGAGCGCCAGGGGGAGTATCGTCGGCATCAACTAGCGCAACAATAACCCTCCTCATTCCCGGTGGCGCTGCGCTGCCGGGGATGAGATATAAGAAAATGACGATTTGCTGCTTTTAACGGCAAAATATATCACTATTATAATTAGGATTTCAGGGTGTCTACGATCAAAGAAAAGTGGTGAATAAAAAATAAAAGTAATAAAATGCCAATCATGGCTAATGTTCTTAGTGTGGTTTCTTTAAATGCAGAGCTCAATTCCGCTTCGTTTACTAGAGGTAAACTCTTCACTGATCTGGCACTGGCCATACTTGCAGAGTGTCATTGCAGTGATGGTAAGAGACAAATTTAATGGGCTTGTTATTAACCAACAGAATTTATTATCCCTGTTAGTCCCTCCCTCCAAATATTGCCAACATGGTCGTGAAAATCTGTTGCGTGAGTATCAGGAACATTTATTGTACTTACAACGATTATGTCGTTATTGTCAGGCATCGGGCATTGGCGTTTGGTTGCAAGGTGAAGCACTACCGCGGGATGGAAAAATACAAGAAAAATATCCAGAATATGCTTTGATTGATAATATTAGCGCAGATGAAATTTTCTGGAAAAATTTTTATCAACACACACTCTTTGAAGCCTTAGAACAGTTATCCGGCATTGATGGAATGATTGTTAATCTTCACCGACATCAACCCTATAAAGCCAGTTGGGTCTCCACAATCCCTTTCCTCTACCAAACCCTGCGAAGCCTGGGGAAAAAAATGGTCCTCCGTGACTATATGGAGGATGAGGCAGCATCGTGGCAATTAGTCAATGCGTTGCAGGTATTACCTCCGGATGTGAGGGTATCAATAAAAGCAGTGGCTCATGGTTATCGCCCGGGTTTTGTAAATAATCCTTTATTGACTCAGCTTGAAGGGCGGGTCAAGTGGATTGAGTTTGATATGTGGGGGCTGGAGTACGGCTGGACTCTACTACCGTGCTACTTATTAGAGGAAATTCAGGGCCGTCTGAGTTGGGTCGAAAGTATGGCCGGTGAGGAGCTGGAAGCGATTACGGGACGGCTTAGTTGGGAATGGATCTCTAACAGTTCCCTGATTAATTCAGTAAATTCAGTGAACCTACATGGCTTAGCGATGTTTGGTCGTGAGATATTTATGTCTGAAAAACAGGCGTTTCACTGCTGGCTCACGGATATGCTTGAACGTAAGGTGGATGTGGCCGAATTAAACATCTTTCATCAATTGTACACCTGCAGCTATGAATGGATGAGAAAGACGCCCTATATCCTGGGACATGTTTTACACCATTTCAGTCAGGTCCCGGTAAGCTATGCGCAAGCCGTAAAACAGCTGCAGTTTCATTTGCTTAAATCTGATGACTATACGGCGACGGTCTTGTTCCCGATAAACGATCCCGATGTCGGACGTGAACAGTTCCAGCAATTAGTTTTAGAGAAAGAACGCGCTATGTTTTTAGCACAAGACTCTCGTAACCGACTCTTTCAAATAATACACTCCATTGAGATGTCGGATGAGAAAAAAGATTTATTCAAACGCGTCTGGGACCGCGTCCCGTACTACACTGAAATGTTCAAAAGAGTCGCGCGAAGTGTCGCTATGAAAATGATGGTCGATCGTTACGGCCATCAGAGTGGCATATCTTCATTTGAATTAAATAATGAAATTAATGAACTGCGCCTTTTCGCTATTCGAATTTCTGGGTGGATTGATAAAGAAGAACAACAACAGCCACACTATCTGGCTATGCTATTTGATCCTGCCAGGCTACTTAGCCTGGCAGAAAGTCTGACAGAAAGTTGATTAATTATGACCCGGTATTTTTTAATTGCTGATAAAAATCACGCAATACATAAAATGCCTTTTTGCGCGTTATTTTATCTGCGGTAATCAGTCCCTTGCAATTGAATCCTTTCTGATAGGGGTTCTGACGTCTTTCTGTACGGTAGTCATACAACAACCATGGGGTAAAACCGCGCACATAATTAAGTTTTGGCAGATACTCGGTCTGTTTGCGATAAACATCCGCCATATAGTTTTCCGAGAATGGCCCCGACTGAGGTGCATGTTCGCCTAAAACCCCCTCGGCACCTGTTTCTGTGATGACGACAGGCTTTGTTGGCGATGAGTTTTCACCCAGCACAATCAGATCGTCAAAATTCTCTTCGTACCAGCCGTAATACTCATTCAGACCGATAATATCAAGATAATCTGCAAGACGATCCTCAATCTTCATTTTTGCATGATTGACAAGGCAAGCGGCAGAAATCAAACGGCTGGGATCGGCCATGCGGGCAGCCTCAATCAGCATGCTCATAAAATCCAGGCGCTCGTCGGTATCGGCATTTTCATTACCTACTGACCAGATAATTACGCTGGCACGGTTTCGGTCGCGATAGATTAACTCCATCAACTGATTATGTGCATCGCGCTGCGTTGTCGGATTTTTAAAATCTATCGCCCAGTAGTTTGGAATTTCTTCCCAGAGCAACAAACCGACCTCATCCGCAATGCGTGCGACCATCTCATGGTGAGGGTAATGCGCCAGTCTCAGGTAGTTGCAGTTGAGCTCCTTAGCATCATGAAAACGGCGGCGGATATCCGCTTCGTTGGTCATTTTGCCCAATAACACATCATCTTCGTGGCAATTTATGCCACGTAGATAGAGCGACTTACCGTTTAGACGAATATCCGTGCCTACAACGTCAATTTGTCTGAAACCCACACGGTCGCTGACACAGTCTCGCCCCAACGATGCCATAACGCGATACAATTTAGGGGATTCAGGAGACCAAATCTGCGGTTCAGCAGAAAGGTTAGCTTCTGCAACGCCATTAATCACCGGAAGAGTAACGGAGATGCCCAGTTCAGCGAGAGTGAAATTCACCTCCTTCGCATCAC from Enterobacter sp. JBIWA008 carries:
- a CDS encoding aldo/keto reductase translates to MRYQKLGNTGLFVSELCLGTMTFGGEGGMWGKIGQLQQSEAEQLVGRALDAGINFIDTADVYSEGRSEEITGQALKNLKIPRENVVVATKVFGETGTAGVNSRGSSRYHIISSVKESLRRMQLDHIDLYQLHGFDPATPIEEMLYALDNLVQHGHVRYIGVSNWAAWQIAKALGISERLGLARFASLQAYYTIAGRDLERELVPIMQSEGVGLMVWSPLAGGLLSGKYGRDGQSEAGGRRLEFDFPPVNKDRAFDCVDVMRTIAESKGVSVAQIALAWLLHQKAVTSVIIGAKRVEQLDDNIAATGIRLSEDELKQLDAVSALPREYPGWMLERQGEYRRHQLAQQ
- a CDS encoding glycoside hydrolase family 2 TIM barrel-domain containing protein, coding for MLEKSDLAENAVECLHNEQYDQPYNRQNLNHTNLLFTGGRERESLSGEWRFTLDLHDTGLRQKWHLLEKSDAETRRDPYDYDPFSGDTVPVPGCWQMMKEKWFYFEGSAWYTRDIDYIKQDSDERIFLRIGAANYDCKIFVNHQFIGNHYGGSTPFCAELTSVLQPGENVLMLCVNNTRTTDRLPLRNNDWFNYGGIYREIDIIRTPQTYIRDLFVYLVPDGKYNQIAVRIAVEGDAKEVNFTLAELGISVTLPVINGVAEANLSAEPQIWSPESPKLYRVMASLGRDCVSDRVGFRQIDVVGTDIRLNGKSLYLRGINCHEDDVLLGKMTNEADIRRRFHDAKELNCNYLRLAHYPHHEMVARIADEVGLLLWEEIPNYWAIDFKNPTTQRDAHNQLMELIYRDRNRASVIIWSVGNENADTDERLDFMSMLIEAARMADPSRLISAACLVNHAKMKIEDRLADYLDIIGLNEYYGWYEENFDDLIVLGENSSPTKPVVITETGAEGVLGEHAPQSGPFSENYMADVYRKQTEYLPKLNYVRGFTPWLLYDYRTERRQNPYQKGFNCKGLITADKITRKKAFYVLRDFYQQLKNTGS